A genomic window from Aquila chrysaetos chrysaetos chromosome 9, bAquChr1.4, whole genome shotgun sequence includes:
- the LOC115346229 gene encoding BRI3-binding protein has translation MAAGRLPALLLLALLLGGTAGPGAWAARSRGAEKQNSLRRAANGLYQGVSGLFGEDNVRALQKFFSRLTERFVNGVDILMDTFWRIWTDLLDVLGIDASNLTHYFSPAAIANNPTRALLLIGAILLAYWFLSLFLGFFFYLLHMLFGRFFWIARVALFTLSCVYILQKYEGDPEHAVLPLCFVVAVYFMTGPVGFYWRRNSNSSLEEKMDHLDSQIRLLNIRLSRVIENLDRGSDQ, from the exons ATGGCGGCGGGGCGGCTGCCGGCGCTGCTGCTCCTCGCTCTGCTGCTGGGCGGCACGGCGGGACCCGGCGCTTGGGCAGCGCGGAGCCGCGGCGCCGAGAAGCAAAACAGCCTCCGCCGCGCCGCCAACGGTCTCTACCAGGGCGTCAGCGGCCTCTTCGGCGAGGACAACGTGCGGGCCCTGCAGAAG tttttctcAAGGTTGACAGAGAGGTTTGTGAATGGGGTGGATATATTAATGGACACATTCTGGAGAATATGGACTGATTTGTTAGATGTTCTTGGAATTGATG cctcCAACTTGACTCATTATTTCAGCCCAGCCGCAATTGCCAACAATCCGACCCGTGCTCTTCTGCTGATTGGTGCCATTTTACTTGCCTATTGGTTTTTATCTCTCTTCCTTGGATTCTTCTTCTATCTCCTGCACATGCTGTTTGGTCGCTTTTTCTGGATTGCGAGGGTTGCCCTTTTCACTCTCTCGTGCGTATACATCCTCCAGAAGTATGAAGGTGACCCAGAACACGCAgtcctgcctctctgctttGTTGTAGCAGTCTACTTCATGACGGGGCCAGTTGGATTTTActggagaagaaacagcaacagcagcctTGAGGAGAAGATGGACCACCTTGATAGTCAGATCAGACTTCTGAACATACGTCTTTCTAGGGTGATTGAAAACCTGGACAGAGGCAGTGACCAGTGA